ttccctcGCTCCTCTCGGCAAATTGGGTAAGTCTGAATTGGCTCTTTAAGACTACTAGAATAGCTCTTTGCTCTACAGTTTAATCTAGGATGGTCTCTTCCATGGAGAACTAGTAGGTAAAATTTTAGGTGAAAAGATAAAGCTTACAAAAATGATTAGAAGTGTTATGTACAGCTGTGCTCTGCATTCAGGATTGGCATTTAATTTCAAAGCCAACTGAAAATTTCTTGAtatggaagaaaattaagttcaTTATTAGGTCACTTCCAAGAGCTGAAGGAATGACGTAACTAGTTCAATATGCATtccttttctctattttttcatatgcataactggaaattatttgaaaaagctTAAATCTTCATGGCTTACAGGGAAATGCTGAGCTTAGAAGCAGGCTTTCCATTGTCTCCAGTTTATTCTACTACAGATCACTCAAAATTCTTTTACATTAGTTCAAAGCATGAATACTACCAAAGACCAGGCACTGGCTTAGATAGAGTAGGACACAGAGAGGAATTGAGAGCTGTTGAAAATGTTCtgtaataaatgtatttcatgaAGAGGTTATGGAGAGAATTTAAGGAGCTGACGGATGAAGTGCTGGGGTTTTCATGTTAATGGGGGCAAGTTGTTTGGGGTAAGACTTTTTCAAAATAGTTTAGAGCCCAGAATCAAAACACTGTGTTGTTAAGCTAGTCGTAAATATCTCAGTACCCTGACTCAATTTGGAAAATGGAGACAATGATCTTTGAATTCCCTTGTAATGGTCTCATCAAACAAGTTACTGAGCAAATCTGCACAGACAATGACTTATAATCCCTGCTCTGACAAGGCTGAGCACAAAGATCAGTGGGAATGAAGAGTTAGTCATGAAATCATGCATAAGAATAAACTCCATTTTTGGAGTCCCTGTCCTTGCAGACCCGCTGACTCACCAAAGCATCTTAGCAAGCAATTTTGTTGTTCTGCttcaattttcctttctaataGACATTAGTAAATTGGTGTACTTCAAAGCAGTCTTGTCTGAGGAAAGGCAGTGAACATTACAGTGCTTTTATGTGTGTAAATAATGTCTTGTACTTTGTAAAATCAACTCTTGTAGATTGACTTCCATCCCTGCAAGATGTCTTGCTACGACCTGTGCCCCACTGCCGTTGGTGGCATCTaccgcccccagcccctcactgACAGCGGGAATGAGCCATGCGTCCGTCAGTGCCCTGACTCCACCACCCTGATCCAGCCACCTCCAGTCGTTGTCACCTTCcccggccccatcctcagctccttcccgcagGATTCAGTTGTGGGATCCTCTGGAGCACCCGTCCTTGGGGGCTACGGGGGCTCCCTTGGCTATGGGGGCTACGGCTCCCTGGGCTATGGGGGTCTGTATGGCCATGGGGGCTCCTCGCTGGGCTACGGGGGTCTGTATGGCTACAGGGGCTATGGCTCCCTGGGCTATGGGGGTCTGTATGGCTGTGGGGGCTCCCTGGGTTACAGAGGTCTGTATGGCTATGGTAGATCGTATGGGTTTGGCTCTTGCAGCCCTTACTCCTACCGGTACAACAGGTACAGCCGTGGCAGCTGTGGGCCCTGCTAAATCCTATAGAAATATCCCTTGATTAAAGAATGACCAGCAAGTGCATGATACAATCTTGATCCTCAACTGAGCTCctgaggaaggagcagagcatCCAAGACTTCCACTTAATACAATAGCATCAGTGTATCTCCATAAATTACACTTCTCATTTCCTTCTTCGTTTGGTTCATCTCCTCTTCCTTGCCCCTGCCAGTGGCCAAATGTGTgactccaccaccaccccagaggaCACTTGTCCCTGAAACTGCCACCTTCTGGGAGAAGCCTGCAGGAACACATTTCTTGAAGCCCTGGGTGACaacctgcctgcctctgccttaTGTGTCTTTCTCCACTGCAATAAAACACACCTGCATCCAACGCCTGCCTCTCGACCTTTCCTTTCAATGCCCAGCCTTGGCTGTGGGGTTCCCTCGTCCTGCGCATGGCCCCTGCCAACCACACCAGGGCAGTGTCCCAACCCCAGCAGAGCCAGAAGGAGACATCTTTTGGGGAGACCTCACAGCTCTGGCCACACATAGCCCTGCTACTAAGAAACCTATCTGCCTAGTCTTTCACTGTTACTAAGCTGAAATTATTGTTTCCCTCCCCCTAATTATTCTAGCCGTCAAACTTCTGGTAGTTAGTCCAATtcccccccacatcccccccaccccatttaATTTAGTGCTgaaattccttttaattttccacATTCCCAGATGGTATGCTAGAAATCATCAAACCATGCtcaaagacaaattaaaaaaaaggtggccTGAAGTTCTGTCAAAGCCTATTCcgaaaaggaaaaatgg
Above is a window of Falco biarmicus isolate bFalBia1 chromosome 19, bFalBia1.pri, whole genome shotgun sequence DNA encoding:
- the LOC130141383 gene encoding scale keratin-like isoform X2, producing the protein MSCYDLCPTAVGGIYRPQPLTDSGNEPCVRQCPDSTTLIQPPPVVVTFPGPILSSFPQDSVVGSSGAPVLGGYGGSLGYGGYGSLGYGGLYGHGGSSLGYGGLYGYGRSYGFGSCSPYSYRYNRYSRGSCGPC
- the LOC130141383 gene encoding scale keratin-like isoform X1; translated protein: MSCYDLCPTAVGGIYRPQPLTDSGNEPCVRQCPDSTTLIQPPPVVVTFPGPILSSFPQDSVVGSSGAPVLGGYGGSLGYGGYGSLGYGGLYGHGGSSLGYGGLYGYRGYGSLGYGGLYGCGGSLGYRGLYGYGRSYGFGSCSPYSYRYNRYSRGSCGPC